Within Acidobacteriota bacterium, the genomic segment TGGGGAGGAGAGCCGACGGCACCGAGGTGGTGCGTAAGGCTGAATTAAAAGACAACCGCTTCGGGTTCCGATTCGGCGGTCCCATCTACCCGTGGGAGGATAAGGCATTCGTGTTCCTCAACTATGAGGGACGGCGCTTCCCGCGGAGCACGCCGATTGTACGCGTCGTGCCGACCCCTACTTTGCGCGCGGGCATCCTGCGGTTCCGTGATGCCTCGGGCAGCATCGTCTCTTACAATCTTGCCAATTCGGCTCTCTGCGGCGCTGCCGGTAATCAGCCTTGCGATCCGCGCGGACTTGGGCTGAGCCCCACCATCTCATCGCTGTTCTCCAAGCTGCCTGAGGGTAACGACCCAACGCAGGGAGATGGGTTGAACACCATCGGCTTCCGGGGCAACGTCGGCAACCCACTCACCAATGATTATTACAATGCCCGTGTGGACTACAACATCTCCAGCAACTGGCGGTTCGACGCGGCATTTCGCTACTTCGGAGAGTTGAACGGACTGGCGACTCCGGCCTCTATCGTCGGCGGAAATCTCGAGAGCCTGGGGAAGTCTCCCAACAGGCAGAACATGATCAGCGCCGGCGTGATCGGGACTTTCACCCCCAACCTGACGGGCGAGTTCCGTTTCGGTTGGGTTAGGATTCGAACGGCACAAGACGTGACCCGGCCAGATGCATCTGCTGGGATATTGAGCATCCCTGGAACGGAGAGTGGCATCACCGATGGGCAGTCGCACATTGCTCTCGATCTGGGAGCTCGGGGCGGGTTCAACAGCCTTCTTTCGGAGCCCATCGACGTTGACACCCAGGTGGCCCGCAAGCAGGCAAACGACAACAAGAATTTCCAGTACAACGCGGACATGACCTGGGTCAAGGGCGATCACACTTTCCAGTTCGGTAGCCACCTTCGCTACCTGCCTACCAGGCACCTCCGCGACGATAAGGTGCTGGGTGCTCTGGGAGCGCTGGTCGCGCAGTTAGATTCCGATCTTGGGAGTGTTTCGATTCCGGCCACAAGCCGGCCTCCGACTTGTAGTGCTACGATCACCAAAAACTGTCTGACTGCCGCCGACGTTTCGAACTTCAACCGGTTCTTTGCTTCGGCTACAGGGATCATTGACAACGTCAGCGTGCTCGCGGTTCGTGACGGCGAATTGAAACCTCTACCGTTCGGTCAACTGCTGGAGGCGGACACTACTTTGTGGGCGCCGGAGTTTTATTTCCAGGACGTTTGGCGAATCCGCCCGTCGCTGACGCTCACCTTCGGTCTAAACTACGGATGGCAGACGCCGCCAACGGAGAAACTTGGGCGTCAGAGCGTTCAGATTGATGGCCAGACTCTGAAGGTGCAGACGGCCAGGGAGTATCTGCGGGCCAAGGAGCAAGCAGCCCGGGCCGGCAAGATCTTCAATCCGCCGATCGCCTTCCAACCCATCAAGGAATCGGGTCGTAGCGGCGTATTCGACACCGACTGGAATAACATAGGGCCGCGCGTGGCTGCCGCCTGGAACCCATCCTTCAAGAACAAGTACCTGAACGCGCTCTTCGGGGATCGCAAGACAGTGATTCGCGGAGGCTACAGTCTTGTCTTCGATCGGCAGAACACAGTGCAGAGCGTGATCATCCCCACGCTTGGTGTGGCCTTCGCTCAGACGCTCAACGTCAGCGCCCCGCTATGCAATTCCACTGGTAGTGGAGGCGCGGGCTGCAATGGAACCAGCACGAATCCGGCTTTGAGCGGGTTTCGCGTCGGCGTGGACGGCAAGATTCCGATACCGACGGTCCCGACGTTGGGAATGCCGATCTCCCCGTTCTGGGGCATCAGGCCCGGAGCCGTTGGGCCTCCATTCACTGCTGCTGGCGACTTGATTCTGGATCCCGAGATTCTTTCGTTCCAGGTGGACCCGACGATCGAGGTTGGCGAGAATCACGCAATCGACCTCACCTGGCAGCGTGAGCTCAAGGGAAATATGTTGCTTGAAGCCGGATATGTCGGCCGTTTCGCAAGGAAGCTCCCCCAGAGCATGAGCTTTGGCCAGGTGCCGTATATGTTTCTGGACACAGCGTCGAACCAGACGTTTGCTCAGGCGTTTGATGCGGTGGCAAACCAGCTGCGAACTGGAGTGTTGCCGGCCAATGTGACAGTCCAACCGTGGTTTGAGAATCTGTATCCCGCGTTGGGAGCCACGGCCGGAGGCACACGGGCTTTGGCGACCTCCCAGCAGGCGAACTTCATCAGCGGGAACATAAGCAGCATTTTTCAGACCATCGACGTACGCCGGCTGCGGAACGGACAGCAGCCCTTCAACAACTACGTTGCCCAAACGCTCTTCCTGCGCGCAAGCACGGGGTTGTCGAACTACAACGGCCTGTTCGTGACACTGCACAAGCGCCTGTCGCAGGGCTTGCTGTTCACCGTGAACTACACATTCTCGAGGTCGCTGGATCAACTCGGCGCCATCCAGAACGCGGCGAACGTGATGCCCAACAGCTTCGATCTGAACGCTGAGTACGGACCATCAGCCTTCGACATCACCCATCTGTTCAACACGAGTTGGCTGTATGACCTACCCTTCGGGGGCAGACATTTCCGCAGCTCGTTCACGCCGCTGAACAAGGTGTTAGAAGGCTGGTACCTCTCGGGGATATTCACCGCTCAGAGCGGCGACCCGCTTACTGTCACCGAAAACGCGTTTGTGTGGGGCGGCAGCCGCTTCCTCGGATTCGCCTCCGGCGCGCTTTCTAAGGTGAACCCGGGCACGTTTGGGAACAGTGTCAATCGAGGCATTCCGGGGACAAACAACATTGGCGTGACCGGCAATCCGGGTACGGGGGGATCGGGCCTTAATCTGTTTGGGAACCCCGAAGAAGTGTACAACCAGTTCCGCAGGGTGAACATCAGCACCGACGGTCGTGCTGGCCGCGCCAACCCGCTGCGAGGAATGGGGAGATGGAATCTGGACACTTCCATCGGGAAGAAGACGAACATAACTGAAAAGGTGAATGTTGTCTTTTCGGCAGACTTCTTCAACATCCTCAACAAGGTGGACTTCACAAACCCAGGCTTGTCGTTGACTGCGCCCACAAGCTTCGGAGTAATCACCAGCCAGTTCGTTCCGGCAAACCGGACTTCGGGCAGCAGGTGGATTCAACTCTCGATGCGCGTGGAGTTCTAAATCCACCTGTGGTGAGTTGTTCTCGAATTACGGGTTGGGCCGTGCGGCCCAGCCCGCCTTTTTTTGCTTCGAAGAAGTTCTCGGAGCGTCCACTCTCAATCGAGGGTCAACAACGATCCCTGTGCGAAGTAGCTACTGCTTCTCCGCCATCTCAATCGCCTGCAGCATCGCTCGGGCTTTGTTGACCGTTTCAACGTATTCGCTCTCGGGCACCGAGTCCGCAACGATCCCGGCTCCCGCTTGAAAGTAAGCGCGCCCGTCTTTAGTGACGATTGTGCGAATAGCAATGCACGAGTCAAGATTTCCCGAATAGTCGAGGTACATCACCGAACCCGCATAGACTCCCCGGCGAGTCGGCTCAAGCTCATCGATGATCTCCATCGCCCGAATCTTCGGCGCGCCACTCACCGTGCCCGCCGGGAAGCACGCGGCCAGCGCGTCAAAGCGATCCATTCCCGGCCGCAGCCGAGCCTTGATCGCAGAGACCAGATGCATCACATGCGAGTAACGTTCGACGATCATTAAATCGGTGACCTCAACCGAGCCGTAGTCTGCGACGCGCCCCAGATCATTGCGTCCCAGATCTACCAGCATTACATGTTCGGCCACTTCCTTTTCATCGGCGCGCATCTCTTCGCCGAGCAACAGGTCTTCGGTGTCCGTCGCGCCACGCGGTCTTGTTCCCGCAATCGGGCGATACTCGATTCGCCGGCCCGTAGCACGCACCAGCATCTCAGGCGAAGCGCCAATGATCGACTGGTCTCCCGTCTTGAGGAAGAACATATAAGGCGAAGGATTCACGACGCGCAGAGCGCGGTAGACTTCGAACGGATGCGCGCTTATTCCGACCTCGAATCGCTGCGAGAGCACCACCTGAAAAATGTCGCCCGCGGCGATGTACTCCTTGGCGGTCGCTACTGCCTCCTCGAATGTTCCTTTCGCCATGTTTGAGCGCACCCGCGTATCGCCCGAAGCTTTCCGGCGCGGAAGCGGCTCGATCGGATCTTCGAGGCGAGCTTCTACGGCGTCGATGTCGTCGATCGCTTTGCGATACTCCGTCTCCAGGTCCTCCGTTCTGCCGTCGGTGAACACATTCGCGATAATGTGGATCTGATGTCGCACATGGTCGAAGACTAACAGCCGCGAGAAAAACATCATCACCGCGTCATCGATCCCGGTGTTGTCCGGGTGAGAGTCGGGAATCTTTTCGAACCAGCGCGCCGCATCGTAACTCAAGTAGCCGACAGCGCCGCATACGAACGGCGGCAAGTCGGGAAACCGAACCGGGAGGTGCCGCCCCGAGAGGCGGCGAAGCACGCTGAGCATCGGTTGATCAGTCGTTTCCGTGCCAGACTCGCTCTCGATCGTTACCGTGTTCGCGCGGCTGCGGACTATGATCTCCGGATCGAAGCCGAGAAACGAGTAACGTGCAACCTTCTCTCCGCCCTCTACCGACTCCAGCAGGAACGAGTAGGGACTGAGCCGTTCGATCTTCAAGTACGCAGCCACCGGCGTTAGAAGGTCCGCCATCACTCGCTTGACTACGGGAATGACGGTGCCCTCGCCCGCCAGTCTTAGAAAGCCCTCATAGCTTTGCGGGAAAAGGTCATTCATGAAATCAGTTCTCTAACAACACGACATGCAACTGCTGCGGTCCGTGCACTCCGACCACCAGGGTCAGCTCGATATCCGCGGTGCGACTAGGACCCGTTATAAACGTAATCGCGCTGGTCAAAACTCTGCCTCCCGCCTCAGTCTCGCCGCGCAGAAGAGGAAACAGTTCGCACAAGCCCGGGATGACTTGCTCCGGCTTCATAACGGCTATATGAATAGGCGGCAGCAGCGAGACCGAGCGAGCTTGTCCTTTGCGCGCCACCAAAACCAATGTACCGGTTTCCGCGAGCGCGTAATCGATAGCCGACACGCCGATGTCGGCCTCGACGGCGGTTCGCATAAACTCGCGGTCGGTCCTCTCGGTCAAGAACGAGATGCCGGTTGCTCCGAGTCTCTCCGTCAAATCAATGCCGTCAATAAGCTGGGTATCCCAGCCGATGATGGTTTTTGCTCGCCGATCCGAAGCGAGCTGTTCAACGTATTGGAATGCAGCCTCACCCGTCGGCGCCGCGTAGAAGCGTCCTCCAACTGCCAGCAGTTCAGTCGCAAACTGCTTGATCAAGTCGTCGCGCCTCTGCTCGCAGTCTTTCTTGATCGCAAAGACCGACTGGTCAAGCTGCCGCCGCTGCGCGGCAACAGTCTCAGCGGGCGAGGGGGCTGACGTCACTTCTGTCTCGAGCGCGCGTCTTATGTCCCCGAGTATTTCTTCTCTTGCGCTTGTCGCAATCACTGAACACCTCATCGCGAATGTAAACGAAGGCTGAAGCCTGCGCTACTCAGCGTCGTGCCACATCGAGCGAAAGGACTTCCTGGCGAGCGCAGGAAAGTCTCTATTCTGTGTCCAGCCATCCAGGACCGACGGCAGCCCTTTGAACTTGCCATCCTCCAGCAGTGGTCCCTGGAGAAACGCCGGCACCCTGAACGCTAGGTTGTAGATGAAAACGTGACGCATAGCGAAAGCCCACAGCTTGATCGCCAGCTTCTCTGGCAGCGAAGGTCCAGCAGAATCGTGCCTCCCTTCGGACCAGTCGCTTCGCAGCTTCAACAAGATTCGCGGGATGTCGATTCTCACAGGACAGATTTCGCGGCAGGCGCCGCACAGCGTTGATGCGAATGGCAGGTCCTTCGCCTTTTCGAGTCCGGCAAACGCGGGCGTCAAGATCGAGCCAATCGGTCCGGAATAGACCGACCCGTAAGCGTGTCCGCCGATCTTCTGATATACCGGGCACACGTTCAAGCACGCCCCGCAGCGCAAGCAATACAGCGACTCGCGCATTTCCTCGTCCGCCAGAATTCGCGTCCGCCCGTTGTCAAGAAGGATCAGATGAAACTCCTCCGCGCCGTCGGCTTCGTCCGCTTTCCGCGCGCCGTTGATAAACGAAACGTAGCTGGACATCTTCTGGCCGCTGGCGCTGCGAGCGAGTATTTTGAGAAACACCGCCAGGTCGTCCAGCGACGGAACCACCTTTTCTATTCCTACCAGCGCTACGTGAATCCGTGGCAGCGTAGTGCTCAGCCTGATGTTGCCCTCGTTCTCGACCAAAACAATTGTGCCCGTCTCGGCAACTGCAAAGTTAGCGCCGGTGATTCCCATATCAGCGGTACAAAACTTCTCTCGCAGCCGCTTCCGCGCGACGACGGTCATCTCTTCAGCTTCTTTCAGGTTTGCAACGCCAAGCTTGTCGGCGAACAGTTCTGAGATGTCTCCCTTCGATTTATGAACCGCGGGAGCGAGGATATGTGAAGGCTTCTCGTGTGCGAGCTGAACTATGTACTCCCCCAAATCTGTCTCTACTGCTTCGATACCGGCATGCTCGAGCGCGTCGTTAAGCTCGACCTCCTCGGTCACCATCGATTTACTTTTTACGACTAGGCTCACGTTGTTCTTGCGCGCCAACTCCAACACGATCGCGCAAGCCTCTTCGCCGGTTCGCGCCCAGTGAACGGTCCCGCCAAGTCTTACAACGTTTTTTTCGAGCTCGATAAGATAGGTGTCGAGATTGCTGATTGTCTGTTCTTTGATCTCACGCGCGCGGTCGCGCAGAGCTTCGCCGTCCTTCAGTTGTGCAAACGCGGCGTCGCGTCTGACCGTAAAGCTGGTGAGCACTCGCAGCCGCGCTTGCAGAGATTTGTTTTGTACAGCGGCAGTCGAGTCGCGAATGAATGATTCAGTTTGTACGTTCATAGGCAATGATTCGTGATCCGTGATGCGTGATTCGTGATCCGTGATGCGTGACCGGATGATGCTGATAAACGCGCACTTCCCCCTCGTCCGGTCACGCATCACGCTTCACGCTTCACGCATCACGCATCACGTATCACGTTTCCAGCATTACGGCTCACGCATCACGTTTCCCTTCCCTTGGCCAGCAGTTCGGCTATGTGCATCGTTCTTGTAGCGCTGCCCTGCCTGCTCAGTCCTCCGGCTATGTGCATCAGGCAACCAACGTCGCTCGCAACTACCACGTCGGCGCCGCTCTTTTCGACGCTCTCAATCTTGTCTTGAAGTATGGCGCCCGAGATGTGCGGATACTTGATCGAGAACAGTCCGCCGAACCCGCAGCAGACTTCCGCGCCTTCGAGCTCGACCAGCTCGATCCCTCGGACTGAGTTGAGCAGACGCTGTGTCTCGGTCCGCACATTCAATTCGCGAAGTAAATGACACGACTGATGCAGCGCAACCTTGCCTTCATAAGCAGCGCCTACGTCCTCGACACCAACGACGTTGACGAGGAATTGGGTGAACTCGAATGTCCGCGAGGCAAGTTCCTCGGCGCGCGTGCGCCATTCCGGATCTTTTCTGAACAGCTCCGGATAGAAGACCTTCACCATGCTCGCGCAGGACCCCGACGGCGTCACCACATACTCGCTATTCTCAAAGATTGCAATGAACCGCTTCGCAAGATCGCGCGCTTCTGTTTTGAAACCGCTGTTAAACGCCGGCTGCCCGCAGCAAGTCTGCGCGGCCGGAAAGTCGACTTGCGCGCCCAGCCTCCGAAGCACACTCACCGTGCTCAATCCGACTTCGGGAAAGAATTGGTCTATCAAACAGGTAATGAACAGTGAGACTTTCATTTCTTAATTCAGCGGGTGATGAAACGACGCTTCTCCCTTTTTCAACTCGATCGAGGCCGGCTTGAAACGCGCTCTCTGTTCCTCAGTCAATACGGCTTCGATCGCTGCCATGTCGCCCGTAAGTCCCGTGATTGGCAGCAGGCTCCAGCGTTGACTCCCTGGAACGTAATGAAGGCAGCCGTTGTCACGGGTCGAGTCGTCCAGTCCGATCCAACATGAAAGGTGCGCCATGGGCTCGGTCCGGGTCCAGTACGAATAATCCTGATGCCATGCGACCCGGCCGCCATGAAGCGGTGGTTTGCAGAATAGCTGATCGTGCCAGAAACGAACCGGCCCTTCAAGCAACTGCGACGCAGGCACTGTGAGCGCCGGGTTCCACAACAGGTCGTGAAAGGGCGCCGAGATGCGCCACGCACCCAACGCGTGAAAGAGAACTGTCGCCGGATCCGGCGACTCGTTTGAGTGATATTCGTAGAACAAGGAATTCGCGCCGTTCGAGGGATCGGCGAGCGCAACAAGTTCGTCTCGAAGGATTTCGACCTGTTCATCGGTCACCATGCGGATGCCTGCGACGTATCCGTCCCGTCGATAGGACGCGACTTGCTCGTCGCTCAAGCGGTAAGCCATCCATTCATCTCTTGAGTTCGGAAGCTTGAAAAGGCTTGTGATCGGTTCGTGAAGAGTCGACAGGTCCTTGATCATTGTTCTTCTAGCTGGCTTCAACAGCAACGCTCGGGAAGGCGTATTGTAGCAGTTGGAGACGATCAATCGCATCTATGCGAGGAATTAGTGGCGGCGTCTTCACGGGCACCAACGGGGGCATCGCCCGGCCCACAATCAAACAACGGGCGGAGTGATCCCAATGTCAATGATTGATCATTGAATCATGCGAACCCCGGGTTCAATTCAAGGCTGACGCAAAGAAGCCAGCGCTCAAGTCAGGTGTCAACAACGCAAAGTTGAACGACCCCGACTGTAGGAGCTTCTTCGCCTCATCCGCGCTTCCGGCCTCTGCGTTCCTCTGCGTCCTTGCGGTTAGATCCTGATCTTAACCGCTGAGGACGCGGAGGACTACGACGACCAGCATCGAGGGATTTGTTCGACTACGCGCTCCTCATGTTAGCCGAATTAGGAAAGCGATTAGGCGGTTGGCCCTTGAATGTAAGCTGGGGCGGGCCCAGGTTCGGACCGGCAAAGGTCTTTAGCTTGCTGGATCTCGACGGATGTTGAAGCTTGAACAGCGCTTTCGCTTCGATCTGGCGCACCCGCTCTCTGGTGACGCCGAAGTGACTGCCTACCTCGTCAAGCGTGTGCTCGCGGCCGGCGTGACCCAGCCCGAAGCGCATCTTTAAGACCTTCTCTTCGCGCGGCGTCAGGTGCTTGAACGCCTCGTTAATGGCGTCGCGCAGATCTGAATTTATCAATTCAGCGCTGAAGCCGGCGACCGATTTGTCTTCGATCAACTCACCAAGACTGACATCCTCGTCAGGGCCCACCGGCGTCTCCAGTGAGATTGGCTCCTGCACCACCTCGAGCACCTTGCGCACTCGCGCTTCGGGCACGTCCAGCCGCTTGGAGATGTCCTCCGCCGTCGGCGCGTGCCCCAGCTCTTGCTCGAGCGCTCGGCTAGCCTGGACCTGCTTATTGATCGTCTCCACCATATGAACAGGGATGCGAATCGTGTGTGCC encodes:
- a CDS encoding carboxypeptidase-like regulatory domain-containing protein produces the protein MKDSAFSLLRGAPCTSASRQRARGLLKLTISLVALLILLTPTRIALSQTATTSRISGTVTDPNKAVLPGVEVELSDPTTNQRLKQTTDDTGKYVFATVAPGVYSMTVTKLGFRTTSFASVKVEVSKSYDFDAVLEVGEVKEIVQVSAGAGGDLQKTDSTVGNVISGAIMPRFPALTRTANELLTVQPLVTPDGSVAGSRADQSTFLLDGIDITNQSVGGLGTYARLPIDGIEEFRVGVANPTAAFGRGAGGQVSVISRHGTNDYHGAAYWYHQNDNLNAHDWTSKRLGRRADGTEVVRKAELKDNRFGFRFGGPIYPWEDKAFVFLNYEGRRFPRSTPIVRVVPTPTLRAGILRFRDASGSIVSYNLANSALCGAAGNQPCDPRGLGLSPTISSLFSKLPEGNDPTQGDGLNTIGFRGNVGNPLTNDYYNARVDYNISSNWRFDAAFRYFGELNGLATPASIVGGNLESLGKSPNRQNMISAGVIGTFTPNLTGEFRFGWVRIRTAQDVTRPDASAGILSIPGTESGITDGQSHIALDLGARGGFNSLLSEPIDVDTQVARKQANDNKNFQYNADMTWVKGDHTFQFGSHLRYLPTRHLRDDKVLGALGALVAQLDSDLGSVSIPATSRPPTCSATITKNCLTAADVSNFNRFFASATGIIDNVSVLAVRDGELKPLPFGQLLEADTTLWAPEFYFQDVWRIRPSLTLTFGLNYGWQTPPTEKLGRQSVQIDGQTLKVQTAREYLRAKEQAARAGKIFNPPIAFQPIKESGRSGVFDTDWNNIGPRVAAAWNPSFKNKYLNALFGDRKTVIRGGYSLVFDRQNTVQSVIIPTLGVAFAQTLNVSAPLCNSTGSGGAGCNGTSTNPALSGFRVGVDGKIPIPTVPTLGMPISPFWGIRPGAVGPPFTAAGDLILDPEILSFQVDPTIEVGENHAIDLTWQRELKGNMLLEAGYVGRFARKLPQSMSFGQVPYMFLDTASNQTFAQAFDAVANQLRTGVLPANVTVQPWFENLYPALGATAGGTRALATSQQANFISGNISSIFQTIDVRRLRNGQQPFNNYVAQTLFLRASTGLSNYNGLFVTLHKRLSQGLLFTVNYTFSRSLDQLGAIQNAANVMPNSFDLNAEYGPSAFDITHLFNTSWLYDLPFGGRHFRSSFTPLNKVLEGWYLSGIFTAQSGDPLTVTENAFVWGGSRFLGFASGALSKVNPGTFGNSVNRGIPGTNNIGVTGNPGTGGSGLNLFGNPEEVYNQFRRVNISTDGRAGRANPLRGMGRWNLDTSIGKKTNITEKVNVVFSADFFNILNKVDFTNPGLSLTAPTSFGVITSQFVPANRTSGSRWIQLSMRVEF
- the trpE gene encoding anthranilate synthase component I, giving the protein MNDLFPQSYEGFLRLAGEGTVIPVVKRVMADLLTPVAAYLKIERLSPYSFLLESVEGGEKVARYSFLGFDPEIIVRSRANTVTIESESGTETTDQPMLSVLRRLSGRHLPVRFPDLPPFVCGAVGYLSYDAARWFEKIPDSHPDNTGIDDAVMMFFSRLLVFDHVRHQIHIIANVFTDGRTEDLETEYRKAIDDIDAVEARLEDPIEPLPRRKASGDTRVRSNMAKGTFEEAVATAKEYIAAGDIFQVVLSQRFEVGISAHPFEVYRALRVVNPSPYMFFLKTGDQSIIGASPEMLVRATGRRIEYRPIAGTRPRGATDTEDLLLGEEMRADEKEVAEHVMLVDLGRNDLGRVADYGSVEVTDLMIVERYSHVMHLVSAIKARLRPGMDRFDALAACFPAGTVSGAPKIRAMEIIDELEPTRRGVYAGSVMYLDYSGNLDSCIAIRTIVTKDGRAYFQAGAGIVADSVPESEYVETVNKARAMLQAIEMAEKQ
- a CDS encoding lactate utilization protein, which gives rise to MIATSAREEILGDIRRALETEVTSAPSPAETVAAQRRQLDQSVFAIKKDCEQRRDDLIKQFATELLAVGGRFYAAPTGEAAFQYVEQLASDRRAKTIIGWDTQLIDGIDLTERLGATGISFLTERTDREFMRTAVEADIGVSAIDYALAETGTLVLVARKGQARSVSLLPPIHIAVMKPEQVIPGLCELFPLLRGETEAGGRVLTSAITFITGPSRTADIELTLVVGVHGPQQLHVVLLEN
- a CDS encoding LutB/LldF family L-lactate oxidation iron-sulfur protein, whose protein sequence is MNVQTESFIRDSTAAVQNKSLQARLRVLTSFTVRRDAAFAQLKDGEALRDRAREIKEQTISNLDTYLIELEKNVVRLGGTVHWARTGEEACAIVLELARKNNVSLVVKSKSMVTEEVELNDALEHAGIEAVETDLGEYIVQLAHEKPSHILAPAVHKSKGDISELFADKLGVANLKEAEEMTVVARKRLREKFCTADMGITGANFAVAETGTIVLVENEGNIRLSTTLPRIHVALVGIEKVVPSLDDLAVFLKILARSASGQKMSSYVSFINGARKADEADGAEEFHLILLDNGRTRILADEEMRESLYCLRCGACLNVCPVYQKIGGHAYGSVYSGPIGSILTPAFAGLEKAKDLPFASTLCGACREICPVRIDIPRILLKLRSDWSEGRHDSAGPSLPEKLAIKLWAFAMRHVFIYNLAFRVPAFLQGPLLEDGKFKGLPSVLDGWTQNRDFPALARKSFRSMWHDAE
- a CDS encoding (Fe-S)-binding protein, whose amino-acid sequence is MKVSLFITCLIDQFFPEVGLSTVSVLRRLGAQVDFPAAQTCCGQPAFNSGFKTEARDLAKRFIAIFENSEYVVTPSGSCASMVKVFYPELFRKDPEWRTRAEELASRTFEFTQFLVNVVGVEDVGAAYEGKVALHQSCHLLRELNVRTETQRLLNSVRGIELVELEGAEVCCGFGGLFSIKYPHISGAILQDKIESVEKSGADVVVASDVGCLMHIAGGLSRQGSATRTMHIAELLAKGRET
- a CDS encoding phytanoyl-CoA dioxygenase family protein, whose product is MIKDLSTLHEPITSLFKLPNSRDEWMAYRLSDEQVASYRRDGYVAGIRMVTDEQVEILRDELVALADPSNGANSLFYEYHSNESPDPATVLFHALGAWRISAPFHDLLWNPALTVPASQLLEGPVRFWHDQLFCKPPLHGGRVAWHQDYSYWTRTEPMAHLSCWIGLDDSTRDNGCLHYVPGSQRWSLLPITGLTGDMAAIEAVLTEEQRARFKPASIELKKGEASFHHPLN